The genomic DNA TTTTGCCATCCCCTACAACAGGAAGCTTTGGGGGCTTCCCCTTACCGAGATGGAGACGTCCTGGCTCGGCGGACGAGTGCCGCTCCCCGATTTGGATGAGATGATCGAAGGGGCGCTCCACCCGGTGCCGAAGCCGATGGGTCCCAACGCCCGCTTCGGCTATCCCCTCCACGGCGGCTTTCAATCCCTCATGGATGGGTTCCTTCCCCACCTCCAGGGGAGGGTCAAAACCGGCTCGCCAGTCATCAAGGTCTCTCCCCGTTTGAAGACCGTCACCGTCAGAGGGGGCACCGAGTACTGCTACGAAACCCTCATCAGCACGATGCCCCTTCCCGAGCTCATCAGGATGATAGGCGACGAAGCGCCGCCGAAGGTCCACCTGGCGGCGGCGAAACTCCGCTACCTCTCCATCCGCAACGTGAACCTCGGCATAGCACGCCCCGACGTGACGGAAAAACACTGGATTTACCTTCCCGAGACGCCGGTGTCGCACCGCATCTTCGTCCAGGGGAATGCCAGCCCCCATTGCAACCCGCCTGGCGGATTCGGGCTCACCCTTGAGATCAGTTACTCCGACCTGAAACCGCTTCCGTGCGAAGGGGAGGAACTCATCAAGCGCTGCATCGGCGACATGCGGAAGATAGGGATGCTTCGCCCGCGGGACAAGGTGATTACTGCAAACGAGCTCGACATGCCCTACGCCTACGTCATCTACGATCACACGAGATCGGAGAACGTGGCGGTGATCCGCAGCTGGCTCGAAGAGCATGGTATATTCCCCTCCGGGCGTTATGGCGAATGGGAGTACTACAACTCGGACCACGCGCTCCTCGCCGGAAGGAAGGCGGCGGAGAAGGCGCTCCAGTATGCGGCGGATACAGCTTCAGAGAAGCCGGAGCGGCGCAGGGTGCAACGGCGCACATAACCTGGAGCAACGGCGCACACTGAGAACGATTTTCGTGAGGCTCCAAACTGAGAAAGAGGAAAAGACTTCCCGGCATGTCGCGGGAGGTCTTTTCTTTGCCCTTGTTTTTGGCGCGATTCCTCTTCATGGAAAGAGGGGCGGATGGGTCTGGGAAGAGGAGGGAATGAAACAGAAGCTTTTCCGGAGATCAAACCAACGGCACTGAGCACTCCGCAAAGTAGCGCTGCAGGGCGTCATCAAGGGGAGGAAGTACGATCCCGCGCTCGCTCTTTAGCACGCTGTGCACGGGGCGCTTCGCCTGAAAGCCCAGCTCCGCCGCCGTGCAGCGGATTACCCCCTTTTCGTCAATGTTGGCCATCCGGGCGCAGGAGGCGGCCAGTTCAGCCCAATTAACGTTTCCGTCGTTGCTCACGTGCCAGATGCCCGATTCCTGATCCATCAGCAGGTCGAGGCAGGTGTGGATCAGGTCCGGCACGTAGGTGGGGGAGACGACCATGTCGGCGGCCGCGCGGACATGGTCCCCCCTTGCCAGCCGGGCCAGCGACATGGTGACGAAATTATACTTGTCCCATGGCCCGAAGAAGGCGCTCGTCCGGATCATGAGCGCTTCGGGAAAGAGACTGAGGACGTGGCGCTCGGCGTCTGCCTTGCTCTTCCCGTAAACGTTCAGCGGTGCTATCGGGTCGCTCTCCAGATAGGCACTTCCTTTTCCTCCATCGAAGACGAGGTCCGAGGAGAAGGAGAGGAGAGCCACCCCCTGTTCGCGACATGCTGCGGCGAGGGTCATCGGGCCCAGGGTGTTCTCCCTGAAACATGCCTGGAAATCTTCTTCCGCCTCGTCCACCCGGACATATCCGGCTGCGTTGACGACCGCCCAAGGCCGGTACGTCTCAAGAGCATAGTTTACTGCTGCCGACGAAGCGATGTCGATGTCCTGCCGGGAGAGGAGGATGTGGTGGAGCCCCCGCAATTCGCAGATGCGGGCGAAGCCCTGGCCGAGGGTGCCGGTACGACCCACGACGAGGAGGGGCCTTTCCCTGGACGACTCCTTTTTTGCCGCAAAGGGAGAGATGACCGAGGAGCGGCAGTCCTCGTGAAAAAAACGATCATCCCTGCGCCACCAGCCGGGGGCGGTGAGGACCGGGTGGTCGAAGGTCCCGGATTTCGACAGGCTGCGGAGCATCCTCCCCAGTGCCGTACATCTTGGTGCCTGCCCACGCACGTCGTATACCCCCGGCTCGTAGAAGCCCTTTTCTTCCCGGAGGAGCCGGTTCCAGTCGAAGGCTCCCAGGAGCGACCAAGCGGTCACAGCGCGAACCTCCACCCCTGAATTCTTGAGCTTCACTGCTGCTTGCCACGCCTCCAAGAACCACCGAAGTTGCCCTTCCCTATTACCTCCCAAGTGCACCTCGGTAAGCGCTACAGCGGTTCGGTATCGCTCCCACGCACTGCGAAGGACTTCTGCGTGCCCCAGAATCCCTTCCGGCCAGGCGCGCACAGCTTCTACATCCGCATAACAGTGCCGTCCGTTCCCGCCGTGCCGGTCCTCCGGGTAAAGATGCATCCGTTCATCGAGAACTCTGTCGCTCGTCAGGTAGTAGTTGAGTCCGACGACATCCGGTCGAACCGGTGACTCCAGGTATTGCTCAAGCTCCTTTTCCAAAGCGCCGTAACGCAGAAGCCAGGATCGGAGCGGGTGGTCTCTGTCGATCCTGCCGAAGAGCAGATCGAGGCTCAACCAGCGCCGCATGTTTTCGAAGTCCGCCTGGTACTGGAGGAGCGGGATGGCGAAGGTGCGCCCCATATCTTCGGTGATGACGAGTCTTGCGTTCGGAATCACCTCGCGGATAGCTTCCATTGCAGTAATGGTTCCCCGGCATTGCTGCAGCAGGCAGCGCACGAAAGTCAGGTTGTCACGACCATGTGGGAACCATATTCCATAGAGGCCGCTGAACCGCCCTGTGGTAAGCGGCTCATTCACCGGAGTGAACCACTCGAGCCATGGGTAACGCTCGGCCACCATGCCTGCATACCGCGCCAGCTTCTCCGGGAACTGCGGGTCGGTGAGGCTCGTGTAGCGTGGGCCGCTACCATGGTGTAGGAGGGTCAGGACGGGGGTGATGCCCAGGTCCCGCAGCATGTGGAGCCGCTCGTCAGGCCAGCTCCAGTCAGGATGGTCGAGCCCGTCCGGCGCGACCTGTTCCCAGAGAACCGGATAACGCAGGGTCTTTAACCCGAGCTCTGCGAACATCATCAGATCTTCTGGACGGGTGAGGTGTCCGTTCCGCTCCAACTGGCGGAAGTACTTGTCGCCAACGCGGTTGATGGTGCATTCGATCCCTCCCCAGATTTCAGGGAGGGACCTGGCCTTCGACATGTCAGTAATCTCCATTGATCTCTCCATAGGTGAACGACCCGGCGTTGGAGGGGGCTGCGGAATCCTCCAGGTCTTAAAGGCCCCGGCACCGCCTGTCACCGCCAATGTTTACGAATCAGTAACTGTGCCATTTCCCAGCTATGGCACGAGCAGGCGCCCCTCGCCCCCCCGCTGATGGTAACCGGCGAGGGCCTCTTCGGCTACTGTCTGTGCACACCCATTTTTGACCAATGCGACGCAGGCGCCACCGAACCCGGCACCGGTAAGCCGCGCGCCGAAGGTTGCCGGGTGTTTCTGGAGGAGCCGGACGAGGAGGTCGAGGGGCGGAATCGATACCTCGAAATCATCTCTCAGGCTTGCGTGCGATTCATTCATCATCTCCCCGAAACGGCGTGTGTCGACTCCACGTGCAGCCTCCAGGACCCGGGCGTTCTCGGTCACTACGTGCCGCGCGCGCCGCTGGAGGAGGGGTGGCAGGATGGAGAGGGTCCCCGGATCGCTCACATCCCGCAGAGCCGGCACCTTGAGGAACCGGGCTGCCTCCTCGCATTCAGTCCTGCGTTCGTTGTATTTGCTGCCGGCAAGGGTCCGGGGGACTCCGCTGTCCGCTACAAGCAGTTCTGCTCCTTGCGGAATGGGCAAGAGCCGCCGTTCGAGGCTCCGCGTGTCCAGGAAGAGCATATGCTCGGCATCTGCAAGGCTCGATGCCATCTGATCCATGATCCCGCAGTTGACGCCAGCAAATCGAATCTCCGCTCGCTGGGCGAGGCGGGCTACTCTGACGTCGTCCAGATCCAGGTGAAAGAGCAGGCGCAGAGCGCGCAGCATTGCGACTTCCAGGGCTGCACTGCTGGAAAGTCCGGCTCCCATGGGTACATCCGACATCACCATTGCGGAGACCGGAGCAACCCGAAAGTTCTCTTCCTTGAGCACCCGCAGGCATCCGACCAGGTACCTTGCAAATCCCTCAGGGACCATGCCTTCGATTCCGCATGACACCGTTTCCCCGAGCTCTGCAGCATGGAAGTGGTTGAGGTGGTCCAAGCTGTGGGCCAGCTCTATGCGGGTGAAGCGTGGGATGGCGGTTGGGAGCACGAACCCGTCGTTGTAGTCGGTATGTTCGCCGAGGAGGTTCACCCTTCCGGGGGCCGCTGCCGATGTCTCGGGAGGAAAGCCGAATATTTCTGAGAAGTTCGCTGAAGTCATAAGGGCACCCGGTTATGAACGCTCCAGGGCGACAGGGCGTTCTATGCCGTTGACCTCGATGGTCGGCCACCTTTCGTCCCTTGTAAGGTTGTCGATCCCCCCTGCCGTAACAAGGAAGGTGTCCTCAATTTTTGCTCCGACAAGGCTTGGGTTCCATGCCACTACTGACCCTTCGCTGAGGATGTCGGTGCACCCAGGTGTGGCAACGCTCTCCCGAGAGAGGTATCCGGTTGTTCCGCCTTGGTGGTGCTCCCGTATCGCCTCCGGATGTCCCAGCTCCTGATAGGCGCGGGCAAGGGTTTCGAAGGCGGTGCTTAGCCTGGTGCCGGGGCGGCTGATAGCCAGAACCCGTGCCTCGACTTCCCGTACCTGCAGGTGGAGCTCGGCAAGATAGTGCGGGAGCTTTCCGAAGCTCACGAATCGGGTGAGGTTTGCATAGAGGCCGTATCCGCGGGCGCAGAAAACCAGCATTGCCAAGCTGCCGATTTTCTCCTGCTTCGGCATGGGGTGGCGGTAGAGCTGAAGACGCCGGTCTCCTGCCGCCATAACAAGGGCCGGATCGAGACCACGTGCCAGAAGTGCCGCAGCACCGGCTCCTGCCAGTTCAAGCTCAGTCCACCCCGGCTCCGCTTTCAGCAGGGTTTCCGTCATTGCTTTGGCGGCCTCCGCTCCCACCT from Geobacter sp. DSM 9736 includes the following:
- the galK gene encoding galactokinase — protein: MTSANFSEIFGFPPETSAAAPGRVNLLGEHTDYNDGFVLPTAIPRFTRIELAHSLDHLNHFHAAELGETVSCGIEGMVPEGFARYLVGCLRVLKEENFRVAPVSAMVMSDVPMGAGLSSSAALEVAMLRALRLLFHLDLDDVRVARLAQRAEIRFAGVNCGIMDQMASSLADAEHMLFLDTRSLERRLLPIPQGAELLVADSGVPRTLAGSKYNERRTECEEAARFLKVPALRDVSDPGTLSILPPLLQRRARHVVTENARVLEAARGVDTRRFGEMMNESHASLRDDFEVSIPPLDLLVRLLQKHPATFGARLTGAGFGGACVALVKNGCAQTVAEEALAGYHQRGGEGRLLVP
- a CDS encoding Xaa-Pro peptidase family protein → MKSEARRDEVIRKLDLVRRLAKGRTVRLRGIDWFAWATGGGSSNVLLAAETGIAEIIITPTAALVITDEIEAKRLQDEELPDQFSLHAAGWSDPQSREHFVSEVTGRSAVMSDRPAPGEEELPTLLVAAKRQMTSPEVARYREVGAEAAKAMTETLLKAEPGWTELELAGAGAAALLARGLDPALVMAAGDRRLQLYRHPMPKQEKIGSLAMLVFCARGYGLYANLTRFVSFGKLPHYLAELHLQVREVEARVLAISRPGTRLSTAFETLARAYQELGHPEAIREHHQGGTTGYLSRESVATPGCTDILSEGSVVAWNPSLVGAKIEDTFLVTAGGIDNLTRDERWPTIEVNGIERPVALERS
- a CDS encoding family 1 glycosylhydrolase, which produces MEITDMSKARSLPEIWGGIECTINRVGDKYFRQLERNGHLTRPEDLMMFAELGLKTLRYPVLWEQVAPDGLDHPDWSWPDERLHMLRDLGITPVLTLLHHGSGPRYTSLTDPQFPEKLARYAGMVAERYPWLEWFTPVNEPLTTGRFSGLYGIWFPHGRDNLTFVRCLLQQCRGTITAMEAIREVIPNARLVITEDMGRTFAIPLLQYQADFENMRRWLSLDLLFGRIDRDHPLRSWLLRYGALEKELEQYLESPVRPDVVGLNYYLTSDRVLDERMHLYPEDRHGGNGRHCYADVEAVRAWPEGILGHAEVLRSAWERYRTAVALTEVHLGGNREGQLRWFLEAWQAAVKLKNSGVEVRAVTAWSLLGAFDWNRLLREEKGFYEPGVYDVRGQAPRCTALGRMLRSLSKSGTFDHPVLTAPGWWRRDDRFFHEDCRSSVISPFAAKKESSRERPLLVVGRTGTLGQGFARICELRGLHHILLSRQDIDIASSAAVNYALETYRPWAVVNAAGYVRVDEAEEDFQACFRENTLGPMTLAAACREQGVALLSFSSDLVFDGGKGSAYLESDPIAPLNVYGKSKADAERHVLSLFPEALMIRTSAFFGPWDKYNFVTMSLARLARGDHVRAAADMVVSPTYVPDLIHTCLDLLMDQESGIWHVSNDGNVNWAELAASCARMANIDEKGVIRCTAAELGFQAKRPVHSVLKSERGIVLPPLDDALQRYFAECSVPLV